A segment of the Patescibacteria group bacterium genome:
CCCTCTCGGGAGGGGTGCCGCGATTGAAATGAGCGGCGGGGTGGGTTTTCAGAAATTGGGGATTAAACCACTATTTAAATAATTATTCTTCAATTCTTAATAGATTTCGCAAAGCACTTCTCCGCCGATCTTCTGTTTCTTGGCTTCTTTGGCGGTCATCAAGCCCCGGGAGGTGGAAACAATAGCCGTGCCCATGCCGTTCAAAACCACCGGCATCTTATCTTTGCCGGCATAAACGCGCAAACCCGGTTTGCTGACCCGCTGAATCGAGCTGATCGCCGGACGGCCGCTTTTCTTATATTTCAAAACTATCTTCAATTCCTTGAAGGCTCCATCAGCTTTGGCTTTGGCGTTTTCGGCGCCAAGAATCTCGAACTTCTGAATCCAGTTCTCGCTTTCCAGTATCTTAGCGATCTCTTGCTTGATCTTGCTCGACGGCAAAGAGAGCTCGCTAATTCCGGCAGCGGCCGCGTTCCTGATTCTTGTTAGCATATCTCCTATTGGATCGGTCATATGTGTTTGAAAAAAATGATTCTGTTATTGTTCTTTGCTCTTTGCTCTCTGTTCTTTCGAAAAAACAACCGAACAAAGATCAAAGAACAAAGAGCAGTTATAAATATATTATGTATTTTACCCGCCTACCACGAGGCTCTTTTTATTCCCGGCAATTCTCCCTTTTCAGCCAACTCGCGAAAGCAAATGCGGCACAATTCAAAATCACGCATATAGCCGTGATTGCGGCCGCAGCGCCAGCACCGTCTGATCTTCCGGGTGGAAAATTTCGGTTTTCTTTTCGCTTTGACTATTAATGCTGTTCGAGCCATATCCTTGAATTTAATCCCCTCTTGGGAGGGGTGCCGCGATTGAAATGAGCGGCGGGGTGGGTTTTCAGAACTATTTTTTTCTTTAAAAATTAATAAATGATAACTGTTTTATTCTTTTCTCAAAGGGAATTTCAATAATCTGAATAATTCCAATCCTGCTTGCGCGTTTTTAGCGGTTGTCGCCAGACAAATCTCCAAGCCGTGCAGTTTTTCCAAATCCCTGACTTCAATTTCGGCAAAAGGCATAATGTCCTTGAAACCGATAGTCAATCCGCCATTGCGATCAATCGATTTTGGATCAACTCCGCGAAAATCGCGGACGCGGGGCAAATAGACATTAACCAGCCTTTCCACGAAATCGTACATTCTTTTACCGCGCAAAGTAACCGACGCGCCAATAATCATTCCTTCTTTGATCTTAAAAGCAGAAACGGCTTTTTTGGCTTTATTCAACATCGGTTTCTGCCCGGCAATGATCGTCAGATTCTCTTCCACGATCTTGATCAATTCCTTATCTTTAACACTGCGTCCGAAGCCAACGTTAATTACGACCTTTGCCAATCGAGGCGCGGCCAGATCATTCCCGATGTTCAACCGTTTTTTTAATTCCGGCAGGATTTCTTTTTTGTAGTATTCTTTCAATCGCATAAATGTTTGAAATTCTTTAAATTGATTTGTTCTTTGCTCTTTGTTCTCTGTTCTTTTAAGAAAGAACAAGAAACAAGGAACAGAGAACAGTTTATATGACGTAATCTATTCAATTGATTTATTACACTTCTTGCAAATTCTCACTTTTTTCTTGATCTTTTTCCCTTCGCCAACCGTTTCTTCGATGAACTGATAGCCGACCCTGGTGGCCTTGCCGCAATTCGGACAAAGCAAAGCCAAATTAGTGATCGACAGCGGAGCGGGAAATTCAATTCTCTGCCCTTTCTCGCCTTGTTTTCTCGGACGCAAATGCTTGATCAAAAGATTCAACCCCTCAATACTGGCTTTATTGGTGTCAACAAAGATTTGCAGGACTTTTCCTTCCTTGCCCTTGTCTTTGCCGGCCATTATTCTCACTTTGTCATTCTTCTTTATTTTCATACGATATTCGTTAACGGGATATAGTAATTTTTATTGTAATACTAATCCACGAATACATACTAATATGACGAATAATTATTTAACAAGCATTCGTTATATTAGTATGTATTCGTATGACATTAGCATTACCTGTGATAATTTATAAAACTTCAGGAGCCAAAGAGGCGATCTTGGCAAAACCCTTTCTTCTGACTTCGCGGGCAATAGGACCGAAAATTCTCGTTCCCTTGGGTTCGCCTTTATCCGCATCAACGATAACACAAGCATTCTCGTCAAAACGCAGACAAGTGCCGTCTTTTCTCTTGATCTCTTTTTTAGTTCTGACAACAACCGCCTTGACGACGTCGCTTTTCTTAACCGGCGCGTGCGGAATCGCTTCCTTGACCGCGCAAGTTATAATATCGCCGACCGTGGCATATCTTTTGCCGTAAGTTCCGACAACATGAATACACTCGGCCAATTTGGCGCCGGTATTGTCAGCTACCCTTAATTGTGTCCCAACCTGAATCATATTAATCTGATGCGAATGACGCGAATTAGTCGCGAATGCTGCGAATCAATGCGAATAATTTATTAGCATTCATTTGCGGCATTCGCGCTCATTAGCGGATTCGCATCATGTTTATTTAGATAAAACTCGCCACTTTTTGTCTTTACTTAACGGGCGACATTCGATAAATTCAACCTTATCCCCTTCCTTGTACTGATTATTTTCATCGTGAACCTTAT
Coding sequences within it:
- the rpsH gene encoding 30S ribosomal protein S8, with translation MTDPIGDMLTRIRNAAAAGISELSLPSSKIKQEIAKILESENWIQKFEILGAENAKAKADGAFKELKIVLKYKKSGRPAISSIQRVSKPGLRVYAGKDKMPVVLNGMGTAIVSTSRGLMTAKEAKKQKIGGEVLCEIY
- a CDS encoding type Z 30S ribosomal protein S14 encodes the protein MARTALIVKAKRKPKFSTRKIRRCWRCGRNHGYMRDFELCRICFRELAEKGELPGIKRASW
- the rplE gene encoding 50S ribosomal protein L5 → MRLKEYYKKEILPELKKRLNIGNDLAAPRLAKVVINVGFGRSVKDKELIKIVEENLTIIAGQKPMLNKAKKAVSAFKIKEGMIIGASVTLRGKRMYDFVERLVNVYLPRVRDFRGVDPKSIDRNGGLTIGFKDIMPFAEIEVRDLEKLHGLEICLATTAKNAQAGLELFRLLKFPLRKE
- the rplX gene encoding 50S ribosomal protein L24; its protein translation is MKIKKNDKVRIMAGKDKGKEGKVLQIFVDTNKASIEGLNLLIKHLRPRKQGEKGQRIEFPAPLSITNLALLCPNCGKATRVGYQFIEETVGEGKKIKKKVRICKKCNKSIE
- the rplN gene encoding 50S ribosomal protein L14, giving the protein MIQVGTQLRVADNTGAKLAECIHVVGTYGKRYATVGDIITCAVKEAIPHAPVKKSDVVKAVVVRTKKEIKRKDGTCLRFDENACVIVDADKGEPKGTRIFGPIAREVRRKGFAKIASLAPEVL